DNA sequence from the Sphingomonas taxi genome:
GCGAATTAGAGATGAACAGATGTCCAAAGTTGGGAGCGACGAAGGAGCGCAAAAATGGCCGAAAGTGGATCGTGACGACACAGGGCATTGAAACTGCGCCGCAAGCGCCGGGTGCTTTGCTTAGGGAACAAATATCCGCCTTCAGGAGCGTGCTCCCGACACAGTCGCGATAAAGGCGCTTAGGTCGGCCCGCATCAATTCCGGCTCTTCTAACGCGGCGAAATGCCCGCCCCGCGGCATGTCGGTCCAATGTACGATGTTAAAGGTCTTCTCTGCGAACGAGCGCGGCGGCGGGAAGAACACCGGGTCGGGAAAGGCCGCAAAGCCGGTGGGCACCTGGATGAAGGTGCCGGCCGGAAGCATTCGCGACTGCTCAAGCCGGCTGCCGTAGTAGATCCAGGTTGCCGTCACGAACGATGCCGGCGCGATATAGAGCATGATGTTGGTAAGGAGTTCCTCCTCGGAGAATTTGCTCCAGATGTCGGGGTCGCCATCGGCGGTTGTCGGAAGATCGGCCCACTTGCCGAACTTCTCGAGTATCCAGCCCGCCGCTCCGACCGGGCTGTCGGCCATCGCCATCCCGAGCGTCTGCGGACGAGTTTCCTGCTCGTGAAAGTAGGCGCTCTCCTGATCGGCAATCGCGGCCCGCTTGGCGGCGAAGGACTTTTCCTCGTCGGTCGTCGGATTGGCGTCCTCCGCGCGTATGGTCATCATATTGATATGGATGCCGAGTAGAGCGTTCGGTCGATCGTGCGCGGCCCAGGCCGCAACACTGTGGCCCCAATCCCCTCCTTGAATGAAATACTGCGCATCGCCGAACAGTTGGGTCATCAGCCCATGCACAAGCGCAGCCGTCCGCCGTGGGCCGATCGGGCGCGTGATCGGGTTGGAGAACGCGAACCCAGGAAGCGAGGGGACGACGACATCGTGCCCGTCCGCTGCGAGCGGCTCCAACAGCCGTTCGAACTCGAGATACGAGCCCGGCCAGCCGTGAAGAAGCAGGAGGGGCGGCTTGGAGCCGTCGCCTTTCACGTGAACGAAATGGAGGTGCTCGCCTTCTACATCGGCCGTGAAGTTGGGGAGCGCGTTGAGGCGCCGTTCGACCGCACGCCAGTCGTAGCTGTCCAGCCAATACGCGGCGAGCCGCTTGAGGTCGTCAACCCCGACCCCCGCTGACCAGCCCCCCGCATCCGGCAGTTGGCTCCAGTCATAAGCCTCGACCTTGGCTCTGATCGTGGCGAGCTGTTCGTCGGGGATGTTGATCGTGTAGGGTGAAATCATGGTGGTTCTCCGCCTAAGCTGGGATGCGGTTCGATTGAGAGGGCGTCCAGCAATTTGCTACTCATATTATCGGTGGATGTTCTGAGATCCGACGGCCGCTCGGCATACT
Encoded proteins:
- a CDS encoding epoxide hydrolase family protein; translation: MISPYTINIPDEQLATIRAKVEAYDWSQLPDAGGWSAGVGVDDLKRLAAYWLDSYDWRAVERRLNALPNFTADVEGEHLHFVHVKGDGSKPPLLLLHGWPGSYLEFERLLEPLAADGHDVVVPSLPGFAFSNPITRPIGPRRTAALVHGLMTQLFGDAQYFIQGGDWGHSVAAWAAHDRPNALLGIHINMMTIRAEDANPTTDEEKSFAAKRAAIADQESAYFHEQETRPQTLGMAMADSPVGAAGWILEKFGKWADLPTTADGDPDIWSKFSEEELLTNIMLYIAPASFVTATWIYYGSRLEQSRMLPAGTFIQVPTGFAAFPDPVFFPPPRSFAEKTFNIVHWTDMPRGGHFAALEEPELMRADLSAFIATVSGARS